In one Micromonospora polyrhachis genomic region, the following are encoded:
- a CDS encoding class I SAM-dependent methyltransferase codes for MSASASEWVPATLEEATVLQSEVLEDLRSAVNHLGWVVSLTEPWLGDDPLEVGSGLGDAAARWAATGRPVTASEADPGRLAQLRQRFKGHGTVQVRELAVPIRESGTYSAVVALNVLEHIEDDVAALQDFARLLRPGGRIVLVVPAFTPLMSRFDREIGHFRRYRVGPLTATLRAAGLRPVRVRYFNLLGFFGWLVFVKALRGAPREGLPLKIYDKLIVPVLRRVEARVRVPFGQSVLAVAEKPTT; via the coding sequence GTGAGCGCCTCAGCCAGCGAGTGGGTGCCGGCGACACTTGAGGAGGCCACCGTCCTCCAGTCGGAGGTGCTGGAGGATCTCCGGTCCGCCGTCAATCACCTCGGCTGGGTGGTTTCCCTGACCGAGCCATGGCTGGGGGACGATCCGTTGGAGGTCGGTTCCGGGCTGGGCGATGCCGCCGCCCGGTGGGCCGCCACCGGCCGGCCGGTGACCGCGTCGGAGGCCGACCCCGGTCGGTTGGCCCAGTTGCGCCAACGGTTCAAGGGCCACGGCACGGTCCAGGTCCGCGAGTTGGCGGTGCCGATCCGGGAATCCGGGACGTACTCCGCCGTGGTCGCCCTCAACGTGCTCGAACACATCGAGGACGACGTGGCGGCGTTGCAGGACTTCGCTCGACTGCTGCGGCCCGGCGGGCGGATCGTCCTTGTCGTGCCGGCCTTCACTCCGCTGATGAGCAGGTTCGATCGGGAGATCGGCCACTTCCGCCGCTATCGGGTCGGACCGCTCACGGCGACGTTGCGGGCGGCGGGGCTACGGCCGGTCCGGGTGCGCTACTTCAACCTGCTTGGTTTCTTCGGCTGGCTGGTGTTCGTCAAGGCCCTGCGCGGCGCACCCCGCGAGGGCCTGCCGCTGAAGATCTACGACAAGCTCATCGTGCCGGTGCTCCGTCGGGTGGAGGCACGGGTACGTGTGCCGTTCGGCCAGTCGGTGCTCGCCGTGGCCGAGAAGCCCACCACCTAG
- a CDS encoding NAD(P)/FAD-dependent oxidoreductase, protein MKPKRILVVGAGHVGLYAALRLSKKLRAREAEVIVVDPQPHMTYQPFLPEAAAGNISPRHSVVPLRRALRRCHIVSGAVTRIEHARKVATVQPIIGPPREVPYDHIIVAPGAISRTLPIPGLREHGIGFKTIGEAIYLRNHVLDRLDVAAATADLEVRRCALTFVFVGGGYAGIEALAEMEDMARDALKYYPELSPDDMRWVLVEATRRVLPEVDPDMGAYTVQQLLKRKMDIRLDTRLESCVDGQVVLSDGDSFRADTIVWTAGVKPSPMLDQTDLPRDNRGRVTCLPTLQVVDGDRVVEGAWSAGDCSAVPDLTKEPGAFCSPSAQHAVRQAARMADNIRAVIRGEAPVDYKHKHAGSVASLGLHKGVAQVYGIKMTGIGAWFMHRTYHMSRIPSINRRIRVVVDWTLALILKREVVALGQLHDPREEFLEATPRVELDSRR, encoded by the coding sequence GTGAAGCCCAAGCGGATCCTTGTCGTCGGTGCCGGACATGTCGGTCTTTACGCTGCCCTGCGCCTGTCGAAGAAGCTCCGGGCGCGCGAGGCCGAGGTCATCGTGGTCGACCCGCAGCCACACATGACGTACCAGCCGTTCCTTCCCGAGGCGGCGGCCGGCAACATCTCTCCCCGGCACTCCGTGGTGCCGTTGCGTCGGGCGTTGCGCCGATGCCACATCGTCTCCGGCGCGGTGACCCGGATCGAGCACGCCCGCAAGGTCGCCACCGTGCAGCCGATCATCGGGCCGCCTCGCGAGGTGCCGTACGACCACATCATCGTGGCTCCCGGCGCGATCTCCCGCACCCTGCCGATCCCCGGTCTGCGGGAGCACGGGATCGGCTTCAAGACCATCGGTGAGGCTATCTACCTGCGTAACCACGTGCTGGACCGGCTCGACGTGGCGGCAGCCACGGCCGACCTGGAGGTCCGCCGGTGCGCCCTGACCTTCGTCTTCGTCGGTGGTGGCTACGCCGGCATCGAGGCGCTGGCCGAGATGGAGGACATGGCCCGGGACGCGCTCAAGTACTACCCGGAGCTCTCCCCCGACGACATGCGGTGGGTGCTGGTCGAGGCGACCCGGCGGGTACTGCCCGAGGTCGACCCGGACATGGGGGCCTACACCGTCCAGCAGCTACTCAAACGCAAGATGGACATCCGGCTGGACACCCGGCTCGAATCCTGCGTCGACGGCCAGGTGGTGCTCTCCGACGGAGACAGCTTCCGGGCCGACACGATCGTGTGGACCGCCGGGGTGAAGCCCTCGCCCATGCTCGACCAGACCGACCTGCCCCGGGACAACCGGGGACGGGTGACCTGCCTGCCCACCCTGCAGGTGGTCGACGGGGACCGGGTCGTCGAGGGGGCGTGGAGCGCCGGTGACTGCTCGGCGGTACCGGACCTGACCAAGGAACCCGGGGCGTTCTGCTCGCCCAGTGCCCAGCACGCCGTACGGCAGGCCGCGCGGATGGCGGACAACATCCGCGCCGTGATCCGGGGCGAGGCGCCGGTCGACTACAAGCACAAGCACGCGGGCAGCGTGGCCAGCCTTGGCCTGCACAAGGGCGTCGCGCAGGTCTACGGCATCAAGATGACCGGGATCGGTGCGTGGTTCATGCACCGGACGTACCACATGAGCCGTATCCCGTCGATCAACCGCAGGATCCGGGTGGTGGTCGACTGGACGCTCGCCCTCATCCTCAAGCGTGAGGTGGTCGCCCTGGGCCAGCTGCACGACCCGAGGGAGGAGTTCCTCGAAGCCACGCCGCGGGTCGAGCTGGATTCCCGGCGCTAG
- a CDS encoding DUF58 domain-containing protein yields the protein MTDATTLRSAIPGYEASQPAALGDPDQTTGSPAGPDWAPTRAFGRAVLLTGLLLVAGVLLGRVDLIVLAVPFALGTAYAMRRRPVAAPQVVVTAEDNYLVEGGRISGDITVANPEPVDYDLVLVRSLVSPWLRIEQASLVDVDEAEDGSGGGDGESGGDGESDRSRGAAAGGRGREGGRAGGLRAAGIAQPLAFSVPGGARSGIQLTGRARRWGRHQLGPTAIQVAACDGMLTSRPVVSNARALRIYPVTEPFDADEAMPRAAGLVGGHRSRRPGEGGELAGVRVFGSGDRLRRIDWRVSLRARQLHVAATLSDRDAEVVLLLDVLAEGGRSGGVDGTASVLDTTVRAAAAIGEHYLHRGDRVAMLEYGPSARRLRPATGRRQYLTLLEWLLDVQVVPSPYEPYDEVFGAHLLSSSALVVVLTPLVDSRSAAMLARLARSGRFVVAVDTLPDLAAPPRSGPWTEVAYRFWRLDRENTLGQLREHGVPVVAWAGAGSLDLVLRDVARLAAAPRAGVR from the coding sequence ATGACCGACGCGACGACCCTGCGGTCGGCCATACCCGGCTACGAGGCGAGCCAACCGGCCGCGCTGGGCGACCCGGACCAGACGACGGGCTCCCCAGCCGGTCCGGACTGGGCACCCACCCGTGCCTTCGGCCGGGCCGTACTGCTGACCGGGCTGCTCCTGGTCGCCGGGGTGCTGCTCGGCCGGGTCGACCTGATCGTGCTGGCCGTACCGTTCGCCCTCGGCACCGCGTACGCGATGCGCCGCCGGCCCGTCGCGGCGCCGCAGGTCGTCGTCACCGCCGAGGACAACTACCTGGTCGAGGGCGGACGGATCAGTGGTGACATCACCGTGGCGAATCCGGAGCCGGTCGACTACGACCTGGTGCTGGTGCGGTCGCTGGTGTCGCCCTGGCTGCGGATCGAGCAGGCCAGCCTGGTCGACGTCGACGAGGCCGAGGACGGTAGCGGCGGCGGTGACGGCGAGAGCGGCGGTGACGGCGAGAGTGACCGTTCTCGTGGCGCAGCCGCCGGGGGTCGCGGTCGCGAAGGCGGTCGCGCCGGCGGGTTGCGGGCCGCCGGGATAGCCCAGCCGCTGGCCTTCAGCGTGCCGGGGGGTGCCCGCAGCGGCATCCAGCTCACCGGCCGGGCGCGGCGATGGGGCCGCCATCAGCTCGGGCCGACGGCGATCCAAGTGGCGGCCTGCGATGGGATGCTGACCAGCCGGCCGGTGGTGAGCAATGCCCGCGCGCTGCGGATCTATCCGGTGACCGAACCCTTCGACGCGGACGAGGCGATGCCCCGGGCCGCCGGACTGGTCGGCGGCCACCGGTCCCGCCGACCAGGGGAGGGCGGGGAACTGGCCGGGGTACGCGTCTTCGGCTCCGGCGACCGGCTACGCCGCATCGACTGGCGGGTCTCGCTGCGCGCCCGCCAACTGCACGTCGCGGCAACCCTCTCCGACCGGGACGCCGAGGTGGTGCTCCTACTCGACGTACTCGCCGAGGGAGGCCGTTCCGGTGGTGTCGACGGCACCGCGTCGGTGCTGGACACCACGGTTCGGGCCGCCGCCGCGATCGGCGAACACTACCTGCACCGGGGCGACCGGGTGGCGATGCTCGAATACGGGCCGTCCGCCCGGCGGCTGCGCCCCGCCACCGGCCGGCGGCAGTACCTGACCCTGCTGGAATGGCTACTCGACGTACAGGTCGTCCCCTCCCCGTACGAGCCGTACGACGAGGTCTTCGGCGCGCACCTGCTCTCCTCCAGCGCCCTGGTGGTGGTACTCACCCCGTTGGTGGACTCCCGGTCGGCGGCGATGCTGGCCCGGCTCGCCCGCTCCGGGCGCTTCGTGGTGGCCGTCGACACGTTGCCCGACCTGGCCGCACCGCCGCGCAGTGGACCGTGGACCGAGGTGGCGTACCGGTTCTGGCGGTTGGACCGGGAGAACACCCTCGGCCAGCTACGCGAGCACGGCGTACCGGTGGTCGCCTGGGCCGGGGCGGGCAGCCTCGACCTGGTGCTTCGGGACGTGGCCCGGCTGGCCGCCGCACCCCGGGCAGGAGTTCGATGA